One Candidatus Binatia bacterium DNA window includes the following coding sequences:
- a CDS encoding iron-sulfur cluster assembly scaffold protein produces the protein MSSDLRELYQDVILEHSRKPRNYRAIEGGRRCEGHNPLCGDQVVVYVKMDGDKLEDVSFEGSGCAISTASASVMTETVKGKSKDEAEELFRLFHDLVTRGRKPPGRDLGKLAVFAGVSEFPVRVKCATLAWHTLRAALEGKDERVSTE, from the coding sequence GTGAGTTCCGACCTCCGCGAGCTCTACCAGGACGTCATCCTCGAGCACAGCCGAAAGCCCCGGAACTACCGGGCCATCGAGGGGGGGCGCCGGTGCGAGGGGCACAACCCCCTGTGCGGCGATCAGGTGGTGGTCTACGTGAAAATGGACGGCGACAAGCTCGAGGACGTCTCTTTCGAGGGAAGCGGATGTGCGATTTCGACCGCCTCGGCTTCGGTGATGACGGAAACCGTAAAGGGCAAATCGAAGGACGAGGCGGAGGAACTCTTCCGCCTCTTCCACGACCTGGTCACCCGAGGCCGGAAGCCTCCCGGAAGGGACCTGGGGAAACTGGCCGTTTTCGCGGGCGTGTCGGAGTTTCCGGTCCGCGTGAAGTGCGCCACCCTCGCCTGGCACACGCTCCGGGCGGCCCTCGAGGGAAAAGACGAGCGGGTCTCCACGGAGTGA
- the dnaJ gene encoding chaperone protein DnaJ, whose product MAQKRDYYEVLGVGRDASLEEIKKAYRKLALKYHPDRNPGDKVAEEKFKEASEAYQVLSDPERRAQYDRFGHAAFDATMAGGGFGGFDFRAPSFEDLFQDLFGDFFGMSRGRSRGRRGEDLRLDLELKFEEAVFGTERVVEVPRTVVCEECHGEGTRGGRPRSACPRCRGTGQLRYQQGFFTVAKTCPQCSGQGSVITDPCRTCGGSGLVQKVHKLTVRIPPGVDRGTRLRLRGEGERGLNGGPPGDLYVVIDVAEHPLFRRQGNDIVCEVPISFPQAALGTEIEVPTLSGKVKMKIPPGTQSGSVFRLRGHGVPDARGRKGDQLVKIVVETPRRLTPRQRELLEEFARLSGEEGNPISKGFFEKVKEMFG is encoded by the coding sequence GTGGCGCAGAAGCGGGATTACTACGAGGTCCTCGGTGTCGGGCGCGACGCTTCCCTGGAGGAGATCAAGAAGGCCTACCGCAAGCTCGCCCTCAAGTACCATCCGGATCGGAATCCCGGGGACAAGGTCGCCGAGGAGAAGTTCAAGGAAGCCTCCGAGGCGTACCAGGTCCTGAGCGACCCGGAGCGCCGGGCGCAGTACGACCGCTTCGGACACGCGGCGTTCGACGCGACGATGGCCGGTGGCGGCTTCGGGGGCTTCGACTTTCGCGCCCCGAGTTTCGAGGATCTTTTCCAGGACCTTTTCGGCGACTTTTTCGGGATGTCCCGCGGCCGTTCGCGTGGTCGGAGGGGGGAGGATCTTCGGCTCGACCTCGAGCTCAAGTTCGAAGAGGCCGTCTTCGGGACCGAGAGGGTCGTCGAGGTTCCGAGGACGGTGGTTTGCGAGGAGTGCCACGGCGAAGGGACCCGCGGGGGCCGCCCCCGGAGTGCCTGCCCGCGCTGTCGCGGTACGGGCCAGCTTCGGTACCAGCAGGGGTTTTTCACGGTCGCGAAGACCTGCCCTCAGTGCAGTGGGCAGGGAAGCGTCATCACCGATCCCTGCCGGACGTGCGGCGGAAGCGGCCTGGTGCAGAAGGTCCACAAGCTCACGGTCCGGATTCCGCCGGGTGTCGACCGGGGAACGCGACTGCGGCTACGGGGGGAAGGGGAGCGGGGCCTCAACGGCGGCCCGCCGGGAGACCTGTATGTCGTGATCGACGTCGCCGAGCACCCGCTCTTTCGGAGGCAGGGAAACGACATCGTCTGCGAGGTGCCGATCAGCTTTCCGCAGGCCGCCCTCGGGACGGAAATCGAGGTACCCACCCTCTCCGGAAAGGTGAAGATGAAGATTCCCCCGGGCACCCAGTCGGGTTCGGTCTTCCGGCTGCGCGGTCACGGGGTTCCCGACGCCCGCGGGCGGAAGGGGGATCAGCTCGTGAAAATCGTCGTGGAGACGCCGAGGCGATTGACCCCGCGGCAGCGCGAGCTCCTCGAGGAATTCGCCCGCCTCAGCGGCGAGGAAGGGAACCCGATTTCGAAGGGGTTTTTCGAAAAGGTCAAGGAGATGTTCGGCTGA
- the dnaK gene encoding chaperone protein DnaK, translating to MAKVVGIDLGTTNSCVAVMEGGEVKVIANSEGGRTTPSVVAFTESGERLVGQIAKRQAITNPQNTIFAVKRLIGRRYDDPEVQKAIKVLPYKIVRADNGDAWVEVRGKKYSPAEISAFILQKMKQTAEDYLGEKVTEAVITVPAYFNDSQRQATKDAGRIAGLNVLRIINEPTAAALAYGLDKKKDEKIAVFDLGGGTFDISILEIGDGVFEVKATNGDTFLGGEDFDQRIIDYLADEFKKDQGIDLRNDRMALQRLKEAAEKAKCELSTTMETEINLPFITADQTGPKHLTMKLTRAKLEALCADLLDRLEEPCRIALKDAGLSPSDIDEVILVGGMTRMPAVQARVKKIFGKEPHKGVNPDEVVAVGAAIQAAVLKGEVKDVLLLDVTPLSLGIETLGGVFTKLIEKNTTIPTRKSQIFSTATDNQTAVTIRVFQGEREMAADNKLLGQFDLVGIPPAPRGVPQIEVTFDIDANGIVHVSAKDLATGKEQSIRITASSGLTEEEIKRMIREAEEHAEEDRKRRAAAEARNQLDAIVYQTEKSLKEHGEAIDAATRAEVEKALERAKKALEGQDTAEMQAAGEALTKASHKLAEAMYARASRRQAGDGGAAASGGDGPGGGKDDVVDADFEEVKG from the coding sequence ATGGCGAAGGTAGTCGGAATCGATCTGGGAACCACGAACTCGTGTGTCGCCGTCATGGAAGGTGGCGAGGTCAAGGTGATCGCGAACTCCGAAGGCGGCCGGACCACCCCTTCCGTGGTGGCGTTCACGGAGTCCGGGGAACGGCTGGTGGGTCAGATCGCCAAGCGACAGGCCATCACCAACCCCCAGAACACGATCTTCGCCGTCAAGCGCCTGATCGGACGACGGTACGACGACCCCGAGGTCCAGAAGGCCATCAAGGTCCTACCTTACAAGATCGTGCGGGCGGACAACGGAGACGCCTGGGTGGAGGTGCGGGGGAAGAAGTACAGTCCCGCGGAAATCTCGGCCTTCATCCTGCAGAAGATGAAGCAGACCGCCGAGGACTACCTGGGCGAGAAAGTCACCGAGGCCGTCATTACCGTTCCCGCTTACTTCAACGACAGCCAGCGACAGGCGACCAAGGACGCGGGGCGGATCGCCGGACTCAACGTCCTGCGGATCATCAACGAGCCGACGGCGGCGGCGCTCGCTTACGGCCTCGACAAGAAAAAAGACGAGAAGATCGCCGTGTTCGACCTGGGAGGAGGTACCTTCGACATCTCGATTCTCGAGATCGGAGACGGGGTGTTCGAGGTCAAGGCCACCAACGGCGACACGTTCCTGGGCGGCGAGGACTTCGACCAGAGGATCATCGACTATCTCGCCGACGAGTTCAAAAAGGACCAAGGAATCGACCTCCGCAACGACAGGATGGCGTTGCAGCGCCTGAAGGAGGCGGCCGAAAAGGCGAAGTGCGAGCTCTCGACGACCATGGAGACCGAGATCAACCTTCCCTTCATCACGGCCGACCAGACCGGTCCCAAACACCTGACGATGAAACTCACCCGCGCGAAGCTCGAGGCCCTGTGTGCGGACCTGCTCGACCGTCTCGAGGAGCCCTGCCGGATCGCGCTCAAAGACGCGGGGCTTTCGCCGAGCGACATCGACGAGGTGATCCTGGTGGGCGGGATGACCCGCATGCCGGCCGTGCAGGCACGGGTCAAAAAGATTTTCGGGAAGGAGCCGCACAAGGGCGTCAATCCGGACGAGGTCGTGGCCGTCGGAGCCGCCATCCAGGCCGCGGTGCTCAAGGGCGAAGTGAAAGACGTCCTGCTGCTCGACGTCACGCCGCTTTCTTTGGGCATCGAGACCCTGGGCGGTGTGTTCACGAAGCTCATCGAGAAGAACACGACCATCCCCACCCGGAAGAGCCAGATTTTTTCCACGGCCACCGACAACCAGACCGCCGTCACGATCCGGGTCTTTCAGGGCGAGCGGGAAATGGCCGCGGACAACAAGCTCCTCGGCCAGTTCGACCTGGTGGGAATTCCTCCCGCTCCTCGAGGGGTCCCGCAGATCGAGGTGACCTTCGACATCGACGCGAACGGTATCGTGCACGTCAGCGCGAAGGACCTCGCCACGGGCAAGGAACAGTCGATCCGGATCACCGCGTCGAGCGGCCTCACGGAGGAGGAAATCAAGAGGATGATTCGCGAGGCCGAGGAGCACGCGGAAGAAGACCGGAAACGCCGCGCGGCAGCCGAGGCGAGAAACCAGCTCGACGCGATCGTCTACCAGACGGAGAAGTCCCTGAAGGAACACGGCGAGGCGATCGACGCGGCCACGCGAGCCGAGGTCGAAAAGGCTCTCGAGCGTGCCAAAAAGGCGCTCGAGGGGCAGGACACGGCGGAGATGCAGGCGGCGGGCGAGGCTTTGACGAAGGCGTCGCACAAGCTCGCCGAGGCCATGTACGCACGCGCGAGCCGCCGGCAGGCGGGGGACGGCGGAGCGGCGGCGTCGGGCGGCGACGGTCCGGGAGGTGGAAAGGACGACGTGGTCGACGCGGATTTCGAGGAGGTGAAGGGGTAA
- the grpE gene encoding protein GrpE — MADEEKDRVAEKVDGSGEAGAGPEPGSLEEELSRLRDALAQKESEAKEHYDRYLRERAELENFKKRTLRHQAEQRKFLAEDIFRDLLPIVDNLERAVEHASRGGDGAPLVEGVALVLKSLHELLTRHGVTAVEAKPGDPFDPERHEAVAREETEGEPNRVVVLYEKGYMLHDRLLRPAKVAVSCPKTRGDRPGGEEAVEKKPGGD; from the coding sequence ATGGCCGACGAGGAAAAGGACAGGGTCGCGGAAAAAGTCGACGGCAGCGGAGAAGCGGGCGCAGGCCCGGAGCCGGGCAGCCTGGAAGAGGAGCTCTCGCGTCTGCGGGACGCCCTGGCGCAGAAGGAGAGCGAGGCGAAGGAGCACTACGATCGGTATCTCCGGGAAAGGGCCGAGCTCGAAAACTTCAAGAAGAGAACCCTCCGCCACCAGGCGGAGCAGAGGAAGTTCCTCGCGGAGGATATTTTCCGGGATCTCCTGCCGATCGTGGACAACCTGGAACGGGCTGTCGAGCACGCTTCCCGGGGGGGCGACGGTGCCCCTCTGGTGGAGGGAGTGGCCCTGGTGCTGAAGTCGCTTCACGAGCTGCTGACCCGCCACGGCGTCACCGCAGTCGAGGCCAAGCCGGGGGACCCGTTCGACCCCGAACGGCACGAAGCCGTCGCCCGCGAAGAGACGGAAGGGGAGCCGAACCGGGTGGTCGTGCTGTACGAGAAGGGATACATGCTGCACGACCGGCTTCTCCGGCCCGCCAAGGTCGCGGTTTCCTGCCCGAAGACGAGGGGAGACAGGCCCGGAGGGGAAGAGGCAGTTGAAAAGAAGCCGGGCGGTGATTAA
- the glyQS gene encoding glycine--tRNA ligase translates to MRVEPTMEKITSLAKRRGFVFPSSEIYGGLGSCWDYGPLGVELKRNVKEAWWKDLVRSRADIVGIDCSILMHPRVWEASGHLEGFTDPLVDCKRCKSRFRADQLDTAACPEDPGKKPGECGGELTEPRRFNLMFKTFLGPVEDSAHVVYLRPETAQGIFVNFLNVQTTARQKIPFGIAQVGKSFRNEITPGNFIFRTREFEQMELEYFVRPGEDERWFEYWVEQRLEWYVRLGIRREKLRVRHHGPEELAHYAKACADIEYEFPFGWSELEGVANRTDFDLRRHSEYSGRDLTYFDDETRERYFPFVIEPSAGADRAMLAFLVDAYDEETVEGELRVVLRLHPRLAPVKAGVFPLLRKDGQPEKAMRIVELLRPHFHVQYDQAGAIGRRYRRQDEIGTPFGITVDHQTMRDDTVTLRERDTMAQERVPIDRLVEILREKIEA, encoded by the coding sequence ATGCGCGTCGAACCCACCATGGAGAAAATCACGAGCCTCGCCAAAAGGCGCGGCTTCGTCTTTCCTTCCAGCGAGATTTACGGAGGGCTGGGCTCGTGCTGGGATTACGGTCCCCTGGGTGTCGAGCTCAAACGGAACGTGAAAGAAGCCTGGTGGAAGGACCTGGTACGTTCCCGGGCAGATATCGTGGGGATCGACTGTTCCATCCTGATGCACCCCCGGGTCTGGGAGGCGTCCGGCCACCTCGAGGGCTTCACCGACCCCCTGGTCGACTGCAAGCGCTGCAAGTCGAGGTTTCGGGCCGACCAGCTCGACACAGCCGCTTGCCCGGAGGACCCCGGAAAAAAACCGGGCGAATGCGGAGGGGAGCTCACCGAACCCCGGCGGTTCAACCTGATGTTCAAGACGTTTCTCGGACCCGTCGAAGACAGCGCCCACGTGGTCTACCTCCGCCCGGAGACGGCACAGGGAATTTTCGTGAACTTCCTGAACGTCCAGACGACGGCGCGACAGAAAATCCCGTTCGGTATCGCGCAAGTCGGAAAGTCCTTCCGGAACGAGATCACCCCCGGGAACTTCATTTTTCGAACGCGAGAATTCGAACAGATGGAGCTCGAATACTTCGTGAGGCCGGGCGAGGACGAGAGGTGGTTCGAGTACTGGGTGGAGCAACGGCTCGAGTGGTATGTGCGGCTCGGAATTCGACGCGAAAAACTGCGGGTTCGGCACCACGGCCCCGAAGAACTCGCCCACTACGCGAAGGCCTGCGCCGATATCGAGTACGAGTTTCCCTTCGGATGGTCGGAGCTCGAGGGCGTCGCCAACCGCACGGACTTCGACCTCCGCCGCCACTCCGAGTACAGCGGCCGGGACCTCACGTACTTCGACGACGAGACGCGAGAGCGCTACTTCCCGTTCGTGATCGAACCGTCGGCCGGCGCCGATCGAGCCATGCTGGCGTTCCTCGTGGACGCCTACGACGAAGAAACCGTGGAGGGCGAGCTTCGGGTCGTCCTGCGGCTCCACCCGAGGCTCGCCCCCGTCAAGGCCGGGGTTTTTCCCCTCCTCCGCAAGGACGGGCAGCCGGAAAAAGCCATGCGAATCGTGGAGCTCCTCAGGCCTCATTTCCACGTCCAGTACGATCAGGCCGGAGCCATCGGACGGCGGTACCGGAGGCAGGACGAGATCGGTACGCCCTTCGGGATCACGGTGGACCACCAGACGATGCGGGACGACACGGTGACGCTGCGAGAACGGGACACGATGGCGCAGGAGCGGGTACCGATCGACCGTCTCGTCGAAATCTTGCGAGAAAAGATCGAGGCATGA
- the ppdK gene encoding pyruvate, phosphate dikinase translates to MKARHARWQAGKTRARVREKHVYFFGGGKAEGNATMRELLGGKGANLAEMAGLGLPVPPGFTITTEVCRYYETHGQRYPRTLRKEVEENLARVERLVGRRFGDPSAPLLVSVRSGAPASMPGMMDTVLNLGLNDRTVEGLARLSGNERFAYDSYRRFLQMYSSVVLGLKPRSETEPDPFEEALERKKKDRGVELDTDLSAQDLRELVEEFRDLVRRRLGREFPQDPEEQLWEAIGAVFRSWNNPRAVTYRRLNDIPSHWGTAVNVQAMVFGNLGPDCATGVAFTRDPSTGEKTFYGEFLVNAQGEDVVAGIRTPQQITLAASREWARRNGIPEEIRKARYPSLEEYLPRSYRELRSIAQKLERHYRDMQDIEFTIERARLWVLQTRNAKRTARAAVRVAVDMVRERLLDRETALFRVKPEDLERLLHPSLDLSASPTPLTRGLPASPGAARGRVVFSAEEAEREAREGTPVVLVRVETSPEDIHGMHAAQAIVTARGGMTSHAAVVARSMGKCCVVGCGEMEVDYGNQLFRVRDQVVRRGDWISVDGSTGEIFRGQLPLHEPELGAEFSRFLSWADSVRSLGVLANADTPEAAREARKLGAEGIGLCRTEHMFFEPERIDAVREMILADDPEGRRRALEKLAPMQKGDFREILRAMDGLPVTIRLLDPPLHEFLPNTDEEIQDLARKLGLSADALRLKRDALFEFNPMLGHRGCRLGITFPEIYRMQVRAIAEATAELRAEGARPMPEIMIPLVGFADELRILRAEAESVLREVLGKARVPIGTMIELPRAALVADRIAQFADFFSFGTNDLTQTTLGISRDDAGKFLPEYVEKKILPKDPFVTLDLEGVGALVRTAVEKARKAKPGMKLGICGEHGGDPESVRFCHETGLDYVSCSPFRIPVARLAAAQAAIAPARKKPRHP, encoded by the coding sequence ATGAAGGCAAGGCACGCACGTTGGCAGGCAGGGAAAACGCGAGCGCGCGTCCGCGAGAAGCACGTTTACTTTTTCGGCGGCGGCAAGGCCGAAGGAAACGCCACGATGCGAGAGCTCCTCGGCGGGAAGGGTGCGAACCTGGCCGAGATGGCGGGGCTGGGACTTCCCGTGCCTCCCGGCTTCACCATCACGACCGAAGTCTGCCGCTATTACGAAACCCACGGCCAGCGCTATCCCCGCACGCTCCGCAAGGAGGTCGAAGAGAACCTCGCCCGCGTCGAGCGGCTCGTGGGACGCAGGTTCGGTGACCCGTCGGCACCTCTTCTCGTCTCCGTGCGTTCCGGAGCCCCGGCCTCCATGCCGGGCATGATGGATACCGTCCTGAACCTGGGTCTCAACGACCGCACCGTCGAGGGCCTGGCACGACTTTCCGGAAACGAGCGTTTCGCCTACGACTCGTACCGGCGTTTCCTCCAAATGTACTCGAGCGTGGTGCTCGGCTTGAAACCCAGGAGCGAAACCGAGCCGGACCCGTTCGAGGAGGCGCTCGAACGGAAGAAAAAAGACCGTGGGGTCGAGCTCGACACCGACCTTTCCGCGCAGGACCTCAGGGAGCTCGTCGAGGAATTCCGGGACCTCGTCCGACGGCGCCTGGGACGCGAGTTTCCGCAGGACCCCGAGGAACAGCTCTGGGAAGCCATCGGAGCCGTTTTCCGCTCGTGGAACAACCCCCGTGCGGTCACGTATCGCCGGCTCAACGACATCCCGTCTCACTGGGGAACGGCGGTGAACGTGCAAGCGATGGTCTTCGGGAACCTGGGGCCCGATTGCGCGACGGGCGTCGCCTTCACGCGGGACCCTTCCACCGGAGAGAAGACCTTCTACGGCGAGTTTCTGGTCAACGCGCAGGGCGAGGACGTGGTGGCGGGGATCCGCACGCCTCAGCAGATCACGCTCGCCGCCTCCCGCGAATGGGCTCGGCGAAACGGCATCCCGGAAGAAATCCGCAAGGCTCGTTACCCTTCCCTCGAGGAATACCTCCCCCGCTCGTACCGGGAACTTCGTTCCATCGCGCAGAAGCTCGAACGCCACTACCGGGACATGCAGGACATCGAGTTCACCATCGAGCGCGCGCGGCTCTGGGTTCTTCAGACCCGGAACGCGAAGCGCACCGCTCGAGCGGCGGTTCGGGTCGCCGTCGACATGGTCCGCGAACGGCTGCTGGACCGCGAGACGGCGCTCTTCCGCGTGAAGCCCGAGGACCTCGAGCGGCTCCTCCACCCCTCGCTCGACCTTTCCGCTTCGCCCACACCGCTCACCCGCGGGCTCCCCGCCTCGCCCGGTGCCGCCCGGGGTCGGGTGGTGTTTTCGGCGGAAGAAGCCGAACGAGAAGCCCGAGAAGGCACACCGGTCGTCCTCGTGCGGGTGGAAACCTCGCCGGAAGACATCCACGGCATGCACGCGGCCCAGGCGATCGTCACGGCCAGGGGTGGGATGACCTCGCACGCGGCCGTCGTGGCTCGCTCGATGGGCAAGTGTTGCGTCGTGGGCTGCGGGGAAATGGAAGTGGACTACGGAAACCAGCTCTTCCGCGTCCGTGATCAGGTCGTCCGGCGCGGGGACTGGATCAGTGTCGACGGCTCCACCGGAGAGATTTTCCGGGGCCAGCTTCCTCTCCACGAGCCCGAGCTCGGCGCCGAGTTCTCCCGCTTCCTCTCCTGGGCCGACTCCGTGCGTTCCCTCGGGGTTCTCGCCAACGCGGACACCCCCGAAGCTGCACGCGAAGCACGTAAGCTCGGCGCCGAGGGGATCGGTCTTTGCCGCACCGAGCACATGTTCTTCGAACCCGAACGCATCGACGCCGTGCGGGAGATGATCCTGGCGGACGACCCCGAAGGGCGTCGACGAGCGCTCGAAAAGCTCGCACCCATGCAAAAGGGAGATTTCCGGGAAATCCTCCGGGCGATGGACGGCCTACCGGTCACGATCCGCCTCCTCGACCCTCCGCTGCACGAGTTCCTGCCGAACACCGACGAGGAAATCCAGGATCTCGCCCGCAAGCTCGGGCTCTCGGCCGACGCGTTGCGGCTCAAGCGCGACGCCCTTTTCGAGTTCAACCCGATGCTCGGACACCGAGGTTGCCGCCTCGGCATCACCTTCCCCGAAATCTACCGCATGCAGGTTCGCGCCATCGCCGAGGCGACCGCCGAGCTCCGGGCGGAGGGGGCCCGCCCCATGCCCGAAATCATGATTCCGCTCGTGGGATTCGCGGACGAGCTGAGAATCCTGAGGGCCGAAGCCGAATCCGTCCTGCGCGAGGTGCTCGGAAAGGCGAGGGTCCCCATCGGGACGATGATCGAGCTCCCTCGCGCCGCGCTGGTCGCCGACCGAATCGCGCAGTTCGCCGACTTCTTTTCTTTCGGGACCAACGACCTGACCCAGACGACGCTCGGGATCAGCCGTGACGATGCGGGAAAATTCCTTCCCGAGTACGTCGAGAAAAAGATCCTCCCCAAGGATCCGTTCGTGACCTTGGACCTCGAGGGCGTGGGAGCTCTCGTGCGCACGGCCGTGGAAAAAGCCCGAAAAGCCAAGCCGGGGATGAAACTCGGCATCTGCGGGGAACACGGGGGGGATCCCGAGTCCGTCCGTTTCTGTCACGAAACGGGTCTCGACTACGTTTCGTGCTCGCCTTTTCGCATTCCCGTCGCGCGGCTCGCGGCCGCTCAGGCGGCGATCGCGCCAGCGAGAAAGAAGCCACGCCACCCGTGA
- the aroE gene encoding shikimate dehydrogenase (NADP(+)), with amino-acid sequence MRRSSVAVTGRTRVVGLLGFPVEHSRSPEMHNAAFRALGLDFVYVPFRVPPPRLREAFRGLLAAGVTGFNVTIPHKERVARLVDGLTPEARWCGAVNTVYVSRGRVIGHNTDVEGFLRSLPRNLRPDAAVVVGAGGAARAVVAGLWKLGVRDLRVLNRTRSRLEKLRRHFRRLGVRLGTGDLSSLRDESLLGRTSLLVNATSLGVRHERFPPFSPAKTPLDCLFYDVNYTGETDFLRRARLEGRETKGGLDMLLFQGAAAFRLWTGREAPVTVMARALRD; translated from the coding sequence GTGAGGCGGTCCTCCGTCGCCGTCACCGGTCGGACCCGCGTCGTCGGCCTCCTCGGCTTTCCGGTCGAACACTCGCGTTCTCCGGAGATGCACAACGCGGCCTTTCGCGCGCTGGGTCTCGATTTCGTCTACGTGCCGTTCCGCGTCCCGCCGCCTCGGCTACGTGAGGCGTTCCGGGGCTTGCTCGCGGCGGGTGTGACGGGGTTCAACGTCACCATCCCCCACAAAGAAAGGGTCGCCCGCCTGGTCGACGGACTCACTCCCGAAGCGCGGTGGTGCGGGGCGGTCAACACGGTCTACGTGTCGCGAGGGCGTGTGATCGGTCACAACACCGACGTCGAAGGCTTCCTGCGATCCTTGCCACGGAACCTGCGTCCCGACGCCGCCGTCGTCGTAGGTGCGGGAGGAGCAGCCCGCGCGGTGGTGGCGGGGCTCTGGAAGCTCGGCGTCCGCGACCTCCGGGTGCTGAACCGAACTCGTTCGCGCCTGGAAAAACTCCGGCGCCACTTCCGGCGTCTCGGTGTCCGACTCGGAACCGGGGATCTTTCCTCTCTTCGCGACGAGAGCCTTCTCGGACGGACGAGCCTCCTCGTCAACGCGACGAGCCTAGGGGTGCGGCACGAGCGGTTTCCCCCGTTCTCGCCCGCGAAAACCCCCCTGGACTGCCTGTTCTACGACGTGAACTACACGGGCGAGACGGACTTCCTGCGTCGGGCGCGCCTCGAGGGCAGAGAGACGAAAGGCGGGCTCGACATGCTCCTTTTCCAGGGGGCCGCGGCGTTTCGCCTCTGGACCGGGCGAGAAGCTCCGGTGACCGTGATGGCCCGCGCGTTGCGGGACTGA
- the pilB gene encoding type IV-A pilus assembly ATPase PilB: MSSRLGELLVKRGRLQPGQAAEAARKQQEEGGSFASQLVALGYLDETELTTFLQREYRLPLVDPAGMEVPPEVLRLVPVNLVRRYEIVPIGLSGSTLTVAMSDPSNIVALNEVKFLTGYDVKVAVAPVSSVRQFIETHYDQAAQYDELLTELESEEFELVKQEEEVDLRELEKATEDAPVVRLVNAILTSAIKRRASDIHLEPFERVFRVRFRIDGVLEEIMKPPVKLKNAITSRIKVMANMDIAERRLPQDGRIKLKFGPSQEMDFRVSVLPTLFGEKIVLRLLDKSNLQLDMTKLGFEERALRDFQEAIHKPYGMVLVTGPTGSGKTTTLYSALAELNKVTANISTAEDPVEFNLVGINQVQIHEEIGLTFASALRAFLRQDPDIIMVGEIRDFETAEIAVKAALTGHLVLSTLHTNDAPSTLTRLLNMGIEPFLVASSVNLILAQRLARVICPQCKTPVEVPPQALREIQVPEEDVGRFVCFRGEGCANCHGSGYRGRIALYEVMPITDELRDLILDGAPAAELKRAAVAQGMKTLRQSGIAKLKEGITTIEEVVRVTMPD, translated from the coding sequence ATGAGCAGCCGCCTCGGCGAACTCCTGGTCAAGCGTGGCCGCCTCCAGCCGGGACAGGCCGCAGAAGCAGCCCGCAAACAACAGGAAGAAGGGGGCTCTTTCGCGAGCCAGCTCGTGGCGCTGGGATACCTGGACGAAACCGAGCTCACGACCTTCCTGCAGCGCGAGTACCGGCTTCCCCTCGTCGACCCCGCGGGGATGGAAGTTCCGCCGGAGGTGCTCCGGCTGGTCCCCGTGAACCTCGTCCGGCGGTACGAAATCGTACCGATCGGGCTTTCGGGTTCCACGTTGACGGTCGCCATGAGCGACCCCTCGAACATCGTGGCGCTCAACGAGGTGAAGTTTCTCACGGGCTACGACGTCAAGGTCGCCGTCGCTCCCGTTTCTTCCGTCCGGCAGTTCATCGAGACGCACTACGACCAGGCGGCCCAATACGACGAGCTCCTGACCGAACTCGAGAGCGAGGAATTCGAACTCGTCAAGCAGGAGGAGGAGGTCGACCTCCGGGAGCTCGAAAAAGCCACCGAAGACGCCCCCGTGGTTCGGCTCGTCAATGCGATCCTCACGAGCGCCATCAAGCGGCGGGCGAGCGACATCCACCTCGAACCCTTCGAACGGGTCTTTCGGGTGCGCTTCCGGATCGACGGCGTGCTCGAGGAAATCATGAAACCTCCCGTGAAACTCAAGAACGCCATCACGTCCCGGATCAAGGTCATGGCCAACATGGACATCGCGGAACGGCGCCTCCCGCAGGACGGGCGGATCAAGCTCAAATTCGGTCCCAGCCAGGAAATGGATTTTCGCGTCTCGGTTCTCCCCACTCTCTTCGGCGAAAAAATCGTCCTACGACTCCTCGACAAGTCGAACCTGCAACTGGACATGACGAAGCTCGGGTTCGAAGAGCGAGCACTGCGCGACTTCCAGGAGGCCATCCACAAGCCCTACGGAATGGTCCTGGTCACGGGCCCCACGGGGAGCGGCAAGACGACGACTCTCTACTCCGCTCTCGCCGAGCTCAACAAGGTGACGGCGAACATCTCGACCGCCGAAGATCCCGTGGAATTCAACCTGGTAGGAATCAACCAGGTGCAGATCCACGAAGAAATCGGCCTCACGTTCGCCAGCGCGCTGCGCGCGTTCCTGCGGCAGGACCCGGATATCATCATGGTCGGTGAAATCCGGGACTTCGAAACTGCCGAGATCGCCGTCAAGGCAGCGCTGACGGGCCATCTCGTGCTCAGTACGCTCCACACGAACGACGCCCCTTCCACGCTCACGCGGCTGCTCAACATGGGCATCGAGCCGTTTCTCGTAGCGTCCTCGGTCAACCTGATCCTGGCGCAGAGGCTCGCCCGGGTGATCTGCCCCCAGTGCAAGACGCCCGTCGAAGTGCCACCGCAGGCACTGCGGGAAATCCAGGTTCCCGAAGAAGACGTGGGCCGTTTCGTGTGTTTCCGCGGAGAAGGCTGTGCGAATTGCCACGGCTCCGGCTACCGGGGGCGGATCGCGCTCTACGAGGTCATGCCGATCACCGACGAGTTGCGCGACCTGATCCTCGACGGTGCTCCGGCTGCCGAGCTCAAACGAGCGGCCGTGGCCCAAGGTATGAAGACGCTGCGCCAGAGCGGCATCGCGAAACTCAAGGAGGGGATCACGACGATCGAGGAAGTCGTCCGCGTCACGATGCCCGACTGA